CGAAACCAAGGGTAGCatcgaaacaccgaaacaaaCCCAGCGACAAAACCGAAACAGCTATCAAAACAGCCATTTCTTTCACTCGTGATGTAGTTTCACTGTAAGTAAAATTAGTCCTTTTGTTCAAAGTTGTTCCCTTCTACACAAGCACACAGTAGACTTCGTAAATTCAGTCTCCACCATATCTCTTCGAAATGCAAATACAGTTGCGGACACAACTAGCAGTAATCGTAGATTAgagaattcttggttttcacgtgacgttatAAAATACTAAATTAGGAATTTTGAATTGTTACCTTCGTcaaaaagacattttaaagacacatcTATCTGCCGGCCTGTTTTCAGCTCGGTAGCATGCTTTGTTTTAAAATAGGTCAAAGttgagcagtttgaatttcagtttttttttttttacaatgcgTGACATCTGCATTGCTTCTGAGAAACATGTCACGAAAAATATCCAGTCTACTTGTGTTTTCACCAATGTGTTAAAACACGAAGGCGCGCTATATAAGGAAGCTACTCTGGGAAGCCAATGGCTTATTTGCCAATCACCTTTGACGAGTGCCGAtcaaatccaatatggcggacgacTCCACGACAAGAACGGTAAATGATGTGCAGAGATGAGTGTATAATTTCATTTGTCCTGGGCAATTATGCACAACAACCAAATGTATTCGAAAATCGTGTTATTCATGAAGAAACGGACTTGTAATTTTGGAAACAACTGTGTGTTTATAGTTTTAGGATAGGGAGGGGGGTGTATTGGTTAGAAAATACAACAGTATGACCGGCATGTTTTTGTCACTTTATTTCACTTATGATACATtatcacttaaaaaaaaaataaaaacctgcAACTCAGCATATATATGCCTCTTCAAGTCTGCAGTTAACCTTGAACCATTCTAATGTCACGGCCTGTTCATCGATCTcttgagaaaaaaagagaagtaaaGGTGTAAAAAGATTGCATGACATCCAACCCTCAACAGCCTTAGACATTCCACATAATGCCAACACAGGGCTGATAGATCTCGTTTGATGTGCAAATTTTATCCTTATCAAGTTCGTAAGTCAAagaagtcaagtcaagtcaaagaAGCAAAGATTTACAGCTTATTGTTATGGAGTAAAATAACAAGGTAAAACGGGAAAAATTAAGATTAAATACAGTGGAAGTTAGGACACTGAAATATTTTCAAGAACTCATCCGATAGCTACATTTTTCCTATACaaaaatcaaccacatcaacaAGTTGCACAGACGTTTTGTCAACGTGTTTATTCCAAGCGAGAATATGACACAAAGGGGTTATGAATAGATGAACAACTGATTGACAGTATGATAAGGATAACAAAGACAAATTAGCTTGTTCATTGCCCATGTATGCACAAGAGATATGTCCTGCCATTTTATTTCCTAGGAGGAAAGGGTTTTTAATTAATAAACTCACATCCTTACTATAAAAACAATCTTAGAGGTTTATGTAGGTAAATAAATTGAAGGTCACTGACTTTCATAGATTGGGTGGCttctaaaggagccgttttttctcttcaatttgtcaatattttgtctttactCCACAATCAATAAGGAATATGTTCCTCTTTGAACACTGTCACAACAACTGCAAAATAACGAGAACGCAAATAGCAATCAATAAATATGTTATGGCTAAAAATCCCACAAACTGTTCACAGAGTGGGCAACAGAGTTCCAGGTGTGGTGATCTGTCCTACGTGGTTTATCATGGCTGGGCGCGCAAATTATAATGTTCAGATAAATGATCATCAATCTGCTTTGCATGTACAATCTGAGGATAAATAAAGATTTTGATAAGATTTTAATAGCAACTTGAGAGGAGGTGTTTATTTTCTGTTCAGCATGCTCTAATTGATATGTGTTGGGGCTGTACTGGCGAAAACAAGGATAAAGGAGAATGTGTGTAACAGGGGCCCGAGTGCAACTGTTTataaagaaatataaaatatcAAACATTATATTTTTCATACTTTGATAACCACTCCCCTTCATGGGGCTTATCAAGGTCAATATAAAAGAAATGATGCATATCTGCATAGAAATAACAAGTCTACCACTTTTAAAGAGTGGAAGACAGATCAGTAACATCACAGATATACGCAGGAGCAGCCAAGGAGGTGGACTGGGAACTACCCAGATTCATGTGATTACTAACCAATTCACAATGTAAGTGGCACAGCAGGCATTTTGCTTCTTTCAAACAATGTATGCCATATTGCTTCTCTGAATGCAAAGGTCATCGGTCGCAGAACTCTGGTGGGAGCCATTCTCCCAGGATGTCTCGAATGCTGATAACAATGCACGGAATCAACATCTCGACCAACATTCTCATTCTAAAATAGAGAATTTTGGAATTTTGCAGTCAGAACTACACGATACAGCCAACTACATTGGCCAATCATAGCACGCATACTACCTGAGCAATTTATCAAAGGAATTAATTTCACACACAGTCGTACATTAATGCATATGCATGTACTGAAATTCAAGAGTACAGTGTGTATAGGTATGCCAATCCCTCTGCATATTTCCTGCCTTGGATGTATAGTTTGAAAGATACATTCAGATGCTTCAAGCCAGTGCAGTGTGATATGCATGGCTTCAAGTACTCTTCCATAAAATTAATAGTGATCTTAAatgtaaatgtacatgtaggaaGTACAAAagcactacaatgacaaaacttACCCAATCTAATTTGGCAAGAGACACTCTCATCTCATATGTGCCATCTCCAAAATGAATCCTCTTGGGGGCATATATGAGCACAACAACATGGAAGGACTCTATACAGAAGGTGTCTCGGCACTGATTGGTATGCATCACAAGTTCTCCCTATCAAACATAAAGTGGTACATAACTTTTCCTAAGTGAGTTTGAGGGTCACACTGAGTGTTACAGCATGCAAGGTGGTGTAACTGGTCCATAAGACATTTTTTAATACATAATATCTCTTGGAAACCAAATTATGTGTGAAAGCACACTCTGAAATTTAGCAGTGGGTGCTTTGCAATACCGACTGACCAAGGAACTATCATAGTGTGCATACTATCTGAAATATTACATCAAAGAAAAGTACTTGATAAGAGTATGTTGTGTGTGGATACATACAATTTCTGAATATATTTTCTGTATAGAATGTACAGTCAAGACAGAAATTGGCACACATACCAGGAGGTAAACTGATGGACTCGTATAGATTGTGGTCTTCATTATTGCAGTCCTGTATGGATCTACACCTTTTGGATTTGACACTTTCTTTTTgctacaaaattaatgtaaccAGCATGTTTGCACCTGGAGTCTTGGTGACACAAATCATGTTTTCCCTGAATGAAAATTGATTAATATTAGACTTCAGAAAAACAGTAGGAATTCAAAAGGTAATTGTGTCTATGGGAAGTAACAATATAAATAATATTTTGGACTGCCACATTATTATCACATGGAGATATCTTTCAAATTAAACGTGGGATACATCATCTGTTCTACATTCAAACATGGATTCACTTCATTCACAGCAGTACAACAATGTCCAATAATGTAAATAGGAAATTAAAGTGAAGAATACATTCTTGTTAGATAAGGAATTAACCTGATAATGGTCCACAACATTTAACAGATACTGCTGAAATTCAGCTGCTGTGCCATCATTGTTCCTCATGGCCCAGTAAAAGTGAGTTTTGGTGGCTTTTGCTGCAATAAcacaaaaatacatgtactgttaAGTTGAAGGGTTAGCCCGCTAAAAGACCTATCTTGTTGAAAACATTTCTTTACCTTTGTCAGACAGTTCTGTGAACCATTTGATACCTTCATCGCGACGCGTACCACTGCATATCTTTTTCATGTCTCTTGCCACTCCCTTTGTACCTATGGGGTAAGGTCAAGGTCAAGGTACAACTAATCATTATTGTGGGTTATGACAGAAAACAGCACATGTTCCTCCCTCTCATTAGCATTTACCATGCCACGAATTGAAAGAGTTTTTGATCCCTTCTCCCTGGAACCATGTCTTCAATGCCATGACACAGTCATGAGCAATTTCTTTAACGTTATGACCTATATATCTGTGAAGGAAGCAACAGAGTAGCATTTGTTAATTTCTAGCAACCCTCCCATAAATTTACACATAAATTATGGTAAACCAAACACA
Above is a window of Montipora capricornis isolate CH-2021 chromosome 6, ASM3666992v2, whole genome shotgun sequence DNA encoding:
- the LOC138051817 gene encoding uncharacterized protein isoform X1; this encodes MLVTKRSLLFVTGVVRMREVLTVHRWLSWLSIGLPWRRSYIGHNVKEIAHDCVMALKTWFQGEGIKNSFNSWHGTKGVARDMKKICSGTRRDEGIKWFTELSDKAKATKTHFYWAMRNNDGTAAEFQQYLLNVVDHYQGKHDLCHQDSRCKHAGYINFVAKRKCQIQKV
- the LOC138051817 gene encoding uncharacterized protein isoform X2 → MLVTKRSLLFVTGVVRMREVLTVHRWLSWLSIGLPWRRYIGHNVKEIAHDCVMALKTWFQGEGIKNSFNSWHGTKGVARDMKKICSGTRRDEGIKWFTELSDKAKATKTHFYWAMRNNDGTAAEFQQYLLNVVDHYQGKHDLCHQDSRCKHAGYINFVAKRKCQIQKV